In Salmo trutta chromosome 37, fSalTru1.1, whole genome shotgun sequence, the following proteins share a genomic window:
- the LOC115176908 gene encoding uncharacterized protein LOC115176908: MDVVMEYPGVKVETAEEEHLDDLIIIIKEGDVERVVEGGIDPITGKSNDKDSSAEEDATARYGQTGKANTESGDGDKRKKDNHINQAKGETGTEEGVELIKGMDELVMDGPKIHGKKEGMAMVDKTEKYKAAEQDLETDKPSQGLQVGTNIRLPFDQLPKDTLSPEHAPKQAQRLTPYFPDALYDLVFTLQEGRRLNDQRCTFRGRRRCHSEPNTYIPAHRVHRVHFSSMTSLQKDEFFDLVATSQSRRLDDQRVELHDVPPLKPKANKKRSSVKDTKPKKSAPIAVQNEDLYNMILISQAQGRLEEQRSVAPGPMDDEDFFSLLLSVQGGRMEDQRTELPGILGT, translated from the exons ATGGATGTTGTCATGGAATACCCAGGGGTCAAAGTTGAAACAGCTGAAGAGGAGCACTTGGATGATCTAATCATTATTATTAAGGAGGGGGATGTTGAGAGAGTTGTTGAGGGAGGGATAGACCCAATAACAGGCAAGAGCAACGATAAAGACTCCAGTGCGGAAGAGGATGCCACTGCCAGATATGGACAGACTGGAAAAGCCAACACTGAAAGTGGAGATGGCGACAAAAGAAAAAAGGATAACCATATAAATCAAGCAAAAggagagactgggacagaggagGGGGTTGAGCTCATTAAAGGGATGGATGAATTAGTAATGGATGGACCGAAAATACATGGCAAGAAAGAGGGGATGGCGATGGTGGATAAAACAGAAAAATACAAAGCAGCAGAACAAGATTTGGAGACGGACAAACCATCACAAGGATTACAAGTTGGCACAAATATACGTCTTCCCTTTGACCAGTTGCCCAAAGATACGCTGAGCCCAGAGCATGCCCCAAAACAG GCTCAACGGTTAACCCCTTACTTCCCAGACGCGCTGTATGACCTGGTCTTTACTCTGCAAGAAGGAAGACGACTCAATGACCAGCGGTGCACGttcagagggaggagaaggtgccATTCGGAACCCAACACCTACATTCCGGCCCACAGAGTCCACAGAG TGCATTTCTCCTCAATGACCTCGCTGCAGAAAGATGAGTTCTTTGACTTGGTGGCTACTTCCCAAAGCCGTCGGCTTGACGACCAGCGGGTGGAACTACATGACGTCCCACCCCTTAAGCCGAAAGCCAATAAGAAGAGGAGCAGCGTAAAAGATACAAAGCCTAAAAAGTCTGCTCCAATTGCAGTGCAGAACGAGGACTTGTACAATATGATTCTCATCTCGCAA gcccagggtagaCTGGAGGAGCAGCGCAGTGTGGCCCCAGGGCCTATGGATGATGAGGACTTCTTTTCCTTACTGCTGAGTGTCCAGGGAGGACGCATGGAGGACCAGAGGACTGAGTTGCCTGGGATTCTGGGAACCTGA
- the LOC115176913 gene encoding pre-B-cell leukemia transcription factor 1-like isoform X1: MTVITRPRHCVPLRMLQQQPLTGNGPSNGRGLGLSSHPGMHPLNSVHPSSHHRSDGDTGHEGAENGHESRRDIGDILQQIMTITDQSLDEAQAKKHALNCHRMKPALFSVLCEIKEKTGLSMRNAQEEESQDPQLVRLDNMLLAEGVAGPEKGGGAAAAVSAATSSGGMSPDSSLEHSDYKSKLSQIRNIYHTEMEKYDQACSEFTTHVMNLLREQSRTRPVSPREIERMVAIIHRKFSSIQTQLKQSTCEAVMILRSRFLDARRKRRNFSKQATEVLNEYFYSHLANPYPSEEAKEELAKQCSITVSQVCNWFGNKRIRYKKNIGKFQEEANIYAMKTAIVATQNEDSPHTPNSTGSGGFSLTGPDLFLGVPPMNGEQPVYMGAQTNGNWQGQNTPPSATSPGNDHSGDSD; this comes from the exons ATGACTGTGATTACTCGTCCGCGCCACTGTGTGCCGCTCAGGATGTTGCAGCAGCAGCCTCTCACTGGCAACGGGCCCTCTAACGGCCGGGGCCTTGGCCTGAGCTCTCACCCCGGTATGCACCCTCTAAACTCGGTTCACCCATCTTCCCACCACCGCTCCGACGGAGACACGGGCCACGAAGGCGCAGAAAATGGACATGAAAGCCGCAGAGACATTGGTGACATATTGCAACAAATCATGACCATCACCGACCAAAGTTTGGACGAAGCACAAGCAAA AAAACACGCATTGAATTGCCATCGAATGAAACCAGCTTTGTTCAGCGTCTTATGCGAGATCAAAGAGAAAACAG GCCTATCAATGCGAAATGCTCAGGAGGAAGAATCACAGGACCCACAGCTGGTGCGATTGGACAACATGCTGCTGGCGGAGGGTGTGGCTGGGCCGGAGAAAGGTGGCGGGGCGGCAGCGGCGGTGTCCGCAGCCACCAGCTCTGGAGGGATGTCGCCAGACAGCTCACTGGAACACTCAGACTACAAAAGCAAGTTGAGCCAGATTCGCAACATCTATCACACTGAGATGGAGAAATATGACCAG GCCTGTAGTGAGTTCACTACCCACGTGATGAACCTGCTGAGGGAGCAGTCGCGTACACGACCCGTGTCACCGCGGGAGATCGAACGCATGGTGGCCATCATCCACCGCAAGTTCAGCTCCATCCAGACACAACTCAAGCAGAGCACCTGCGAGGCCGTCATGATCCTGAGGTCCCGCTTCCTCGACGCCAG GCGTAAGAGACGTAACTTCAGCAAGCAGGCAACGGAAGTCCTGAACGAGTATTTCTACTCCCATCTCGCCAACCCTTACCCCAGTGAAGAGGCCAAAGAAGAGCTAGCCAAACAGTGTAGCATCACTGTCTCTCAG GTGTGCAACTGGTTTGGCAACAAGAGAATCCGCTACAAGAAGAACATCGGGAAGTTCCAAGAGGAGGCCAACATCTATGCCATGAAGACGGCCATCGTGGCGACACAGAACGAGGACTCTCCACACACGCCCAACTCAACAG GGTCGGGGGGCTTCTCACTCACTGGACCAGACCTTTTCCTGGGTGTTCCACCAATGAATGGAGAGCAGCCTGTCTACATGGGAGCACAA ACTAATGGGAACTGGCAAGGGCAAAACACGCCCCCCTCTGCCACTTCCCCGGGAAACGACCACTCGGGGGACTCTGACTGA
- the LOC115176913 gene encoding pre-B-cell leukemia transcription factor 2-like isoform X2: protein MKPALFSVLCEIKEKTGLSMRNAQEEESQDPQLVRLDNMLLAEGVAGPEKGGGAAAAVSAATSSGGMSPDSSLEHSDYKSKLSQIRNIYHTEMEKYDQACSEFTTHVMNLLREQSRTRPVSPREIERMVAIIHRKFSSIQTQLKQSTCEAVMILRSRFLDARRKRRNFSKQATEVLNEYFYSHLANPYPSEEAKEELAKQCSITVSQVCNWFGNKRIRYKKNIGKFQEEANIYAMKTAIVATQNEDSPHTPNSTGSGGFSLTGPDLFLGVPPMNGEQPVYMGAQTNGNWQGQNTPPSATSPGNDHSGDSD, encoded by the exons ATGAAACCAGCTTTGTTCAGCGTCTTATGCGAGATCAAAGAGAAAACAG GCCTATCAATGCGAAATGCTCAGGAGGAAGAATCACAGGACCCACAGCTGGTGCGATTGGACAACATGCTGCTGGCGGAGGGTGTGGCTGGGCCGGAGAAAGGTGGCGGGGCGGCAGCGGCGGTGTCCGCAGCCACCAGCTCTGGAGGGATGTCGCCAGACAGCTCACTGGAACACTCAGACTACAAAAGCAAGTTGAGCCAGATTCGCAACATCTATCACACTGAGATGGAGAAATATGACCAG GCCTGTAGTGAGTTCACTACCCACGTGATGAACCTGCTGAGGGAGCAGTCGCGTACACGACCCGTGTCACCGCGGGAGATCGAACGCATGGTGGCCATCATCCACCGCAAGTTCAGCTCCATCCAGACACAACTCAAGCAGAGCACCTGCGAGGCCGTCATGATCCTGAGGTCCCGCTTCCTCGACGCCAG GCGTAAGAGACGTAACTTCAGCAAGCAGGCAACGGAAGTCCTGAACGAGTATTTCTACTCCCATCTCGCCAACCCTTACCCCAGTGAAGAGGCCAAAGAAGAGCTAGCCAAACAGTGTAGCATCACTGTCTCTCAG GTGTGCAACTGGTTTGGCAACAAGAGAATCCGCTACAAGAAGAACATCGGGAAGTTCCAAGAGGAGGCCAACATCTATGCCATGAAGACGGCCATCGTGGCGACACAGAACGAGGACTCTCCACACACGCCCAACTCAACAG GGTCGGGGGGCTTCTCACTCACTGGACCAGACCTTTTCCTGGGTGTTCCACCAATGAATGGAGAGCAGCCTGTCTACATGGGAGCACAA ACTAATGGGAACTGGCAAGGGCAAAACACGCCCCCCTCTGCCACTTCCCCGGGAAACGACCACTCGGGGGACTCTGACTGA